A genomic window from Elaeis guineensis isolate ETL-2024a chromosome 3, EG11, whole genome shotgun sequence includes:
- the LOC140856687 gene encoding ABC transporter A family member 7-like isoform X1: MEGTSRVPARFVAEAGPDALLSMRKSMESSRGPASFFTQADALLRKNLVFQKRKSCTNICTILFPVLICLLVGSLQTWVNILLVKYGPKCQCYCVEAKNGTCKKEACLDNMMPDQLSPCPVPSPPKWPPLLQVPEPKYRATRDDIIPFTDLPDKSCKRTKSCPATILVTGGNQSFAKSLTDNFFMKNSSSNISDYLGTFLSNLILGTDSQPMQTQFTEAAFLPFGSLYVVQPKCASNSTHLVSFQVAGSPLEKEVECVQGLPLWRSNSSAINDELFRGYEKGNAEKNSNEILAAYDFLNSDEKILNVSIWYNSTYKTLEDNGEPTVLRVPRSINVASSAYLRVLRGGANMQFEYVKEMPKLGMRIMIDLSSLTGTLFYVWVMELLFPIILTYLVYEKQWKLRIMMKMHGLGNGPYWTISYAYFLLLSSVYTLCFVMLGSITDLKIFQLNDYSIQFVFYFIYINLQIALAFFVAAFFSDVKTATVVGYIYVFGSGLLGEYLFQYFIEDTSFSGGWILVMEMIPALSLYRGIYEFSNYALQASQVGTSGMQWRDLGDRQNGIKDVLVIMVVEWLLLLPVACYLDQVVSLGDGVGKSTLFFLPCFRKKPSLPFCKPILQQQKSEVLVEIEKPDLYQERQVVEQLLREPSTSHVIICDNLQKVYPGRDGNPEKLAVRELSLALPRGECFGILGPNGAGKTSLIHMMIGFIKPTSGTAYIHGMDIRTDMEKIYTGMGVCPQHDLLWETLTGREHLMFYGRLKNLKGAALSQAVEESLKSVNLFHGGVGDKPAGKYSGGMKRRLSIAISLIGDPKVVYMDEPSSGLDPASRKILWDVVKRAKQDRAIILTIVCLSVAAHSMEEAEALCDRLGIVVDGSLQCIGNAKELKARFGGSRVLTIMTSPSEEEEEIEHLVLRLSPRANKIYHLSGTHKFELPKEDVRIADIFQLVKEAQRKFPVDAWELVDTTLEDVFIKVAKGEQAFNELS; the protein is encoded by the exons ATGGAGGGCACGTCCCGTGTGCCTGCGCGTTTCGTCGCGGAAGCTGGTCCCGATGCGCTACTGAGCATGCGAAAGTCGATGGAGTCGTCCCGGGGCCCTGCGAGCTTCTTCACCCAGGCCGATGCTCTCCTCCGAAAAAATCTCGTCTTCCAG AAGCGTAAATCCTGCACAAATATCTGCACCATTCTTTTCCCAGTTCTTATCTGTTTGCTAGTTGGTTCCTTGCAAACTTGGGTTAACATCCTGTTGGTCAAGTATGGACCCAAATGTCAGTGTTACTGTGTTGAGGCTAAGAATGGCACATGCAAGAAAGAGGCCTGTTTGGATAACATGATGCCAGATCAGTTGTCTCCTTGCCCAGTCCCCAGCCCTCCAAAATGGCCGCCTTTACTACAAGTTCCTGAGCCCAAATATCGTGCGACGAGAGATGACATTATTCCATTTACTGACCTTCCAGATAAATCATGCAAGAGGACAAAATCATGCCCTGCTACTATACTTGTAACTGGTGGCAATCAGTCTTTTGCAAAAA GTCTGACAGACaatttttttatgaagaattcttcTTCAAATATCTCGGATTACCTGGGCACTTTTTTATCCAATCTTATTCTA GGAACAGACTCACAACCTATGCAAACGCAGTTTACTGAAGCTGCTTTCTTGCCTTTTGGATCTTTGTATGTGGTTCAACCTAAGTGTGCATCGAATTCTACCCATTTAGTTTCCTTTCAGGTAGCTGGTTCTCCTCTTGAGAAAG AGGTTGAATGTGTACAAGGTTTACCATTATGGCGCAGCAATTCATCAGCGATAAATGATGAGTTGTTTAGGGGATATGAGAAAGGGAATGCAGAGAAAAATTCTAATGAAATTCTTGCAG CTTATGATTTCTTAAATTCTGATGAGAAAATCTTAAATGTTAGTATCTGGTACAACTCAACCTACAAAACCTTGGAAGACAATGGGGAGCCTACAGTGCTCCGTGTTCCACGCTCAATTAATGTG GCCTCGAGTGCATACCTTCGGGTCTTGAGAGGTGGTGCCAATATGCAGTTTGAATATGTTAAAGAAATGCCCAAATTGGGAATGCGGATTATGATTGACTTATCTTCTTTAACTGGTACACTATTCTATGTATGGGTTATGGAGCTTCTTTTTCCT ATCATTTTGACATACCTAGTCTACGAGAAGCAGTGGAAACTAAGAATTATGATGAAAATGCATGGACTTGGGAATGGACCTTATTGGACGATATCCTATGCctattttcttcttttatcatcaGTTTATACATTATGTTTTGTGATGCTTGGCTCGATTACAG ATTTAAAGATCTTCCAGTTGAATGACTACAGCATACAGTTCGTGTTCTATTTCATTTACATAAACTTGCAGATTGCACTAGCATTTTTTGTTGCAGCATTCTTTTCTGATGTGAAAACTGCTACAG TAGTAGGATATATATACGTATTTGGTTCTGGCCTACTTGGAGAATATCTGTTCCAGTATTTTATTGAAGATACTTCCTTCTCAG GTGGTTGGATTCTAGTAATGGAGATGATTCCTGCACTTTCCTTGTACCGTGGGATATACGAGTTTTCAAATTATGCGCTTCAGGCAAGTCAAGTTGGTACTTCTGGCATGCAATGGAGAGATTTAGGTGACAGACAAAATGGCATAAAAGATGTCTTGGTTATAATGGTTGTGGAATGGCTACTATTGCTCCCAGTTGCATGTTATTTGGATCAGGTTGTCTCATTAGGAGATGGGGTTGGGAAAAGTACTCTGTTTTTTTTGCCATGCTTCCGGAAGAAGCCTTCACTGCCTTTCTGCAAGCCCATTTTACAGCAACAAAAATCTGAAGTTCTTGTGGAAATAGAGAAGCCTGATCTCTACCAAGAA AGACAGGTGGTCGAACAACTTCTACGAGAACCTAGTACTAGTCATGTGATCATATGTGATAATCTCCAAAAGGTCTATCCAGGAAGGGATGGAAACCCAGAGAAGCTTGCAGTTCGGGAACTATCTCTTGCCTTGCCTCGAGGGGAGTGTTTTGGCATACTTGGTCCTAATGGTGCCGGAAAAACTTCTCTAATCCACATG ATGATTGGGTTCATAAAGCCAACATCCGGCACAGCATATATTCATGGAATGGACATACGAACTGATATGGAAAAAATATACACAGGAATGGGTGTATGCCCACAGCATGA CTTGTTATGGGAAACACTGACTGGCAGAGAGCACCTGATGTTTTATGGCCGACTGAAGAATCTAAAGGGTGCTGCATTGTCTCAG GCGGTTGAAGAATCTTTAAAGAGCGTGAACCTATTCCATGGTGGTGTTGGTGATAAGCCAGCTGGAAAATACAGTGGTGGCATGAAGCGGCGGCTTAGCATTGCTATTTCATTGATTGGTGATCCCAAA GTTGTCTATATGGATGAGCCAAGTAGTGGGTTAGATCCAGCATCAAGAAAAATCTTATGGGATGTTGTAAAACGTGCAAAGCAGGATCGGGCTATTATTCTTACTA TTGTCTGCTTGTCTGTTGCAGCACATTCAATGGAAGAAGCAGAGGCCTTGTGTGACCGATTGGGAATTGTTGTAGACGGAAGTCTGCAGTGCATAGGGAATGCAAAAGAG CTGAAAGCAAGATTTGGAGGATCTCGTGTCTTGACGATAATGACATCACCAAGTGAAGAGGAAGAGGAGATAGAACACTTGGTTCTGCGACTCTCACCCAGAGCAAATAAGATATATCATCTATCAGGAACCCATAAGTTTGAATTGCCAAAGGAGGATGTCAGAATTGCCGATATTTTCCAATTAGTGAAGGAAGCACAGAGAAAGTTCCCTGTAGACGCATGGGAATTGGTTGACACCACCCTGGAGGATGTCTTCATTAAAGTTGCCAAAGGAGAACAGGCATTTAATGAGCTTTCCTGA
- the LOC140856687 gene encoding ABC transporter A family member 7-like isoform X2, protein MEGTSRVPARFVAEAGPDALLSMRKSMESSRGPASFFTQADALLRKNLVFQKRKSCTNICTILFPVLICLLVGSLQTWVNILLVKYGPKCQCYCVEAKNGTCKKEACLDNMMPDQLSPCPVPSPPKWPPLLQVPEPKYRATRDDIIPFTDLPDKSCKRTKSCPATILVTGGNQSFAKSLTDNFFMKNSSSNISDYLGTFLSNLILGTDSQPMQTQFTEAAFLPFGSLYVVQPKCASNSTHLVSFQVAGSPLEKEVECVQGLPLWRSNSSAINDELFRGYEKGNAEKNSNEILAAYDFLNSDEKILNVSIWYNSTYKTLEDNGEPTVLRVPRSINVASSAYLRVLRGGANMQFEYVKEMPKLGMRIMIDLSSLTGTLFYVWVMELLFPIILTYLVYEKQWKLRIMMKMHGLGNGPYWTISYAYFLLLSSVYTLCFVMLGSITDLKIFQLNDYSIQFVFYFIYINLQIALAFFVAAFFSDVKTATVVGYIYVFGSGLLGEYLFQYFIEDTSFSGGWILVMEMIPALSLYRGIYEFSNYALQASQVGTSGMQWRDLGDRQNGIKDVLVIMVVEWLLLLPVACYLDQVVSLGDGVGKSTLFFLPCFRKKPSLPFCKPILQQQKSEVLVEIEKPDLYQERQVVEQLLREPSTSHVIICDNLQKVYPGRDGNPEKLAVRELSLALPRGECFGILGPNGAGKTSLIHMMIGFIKPTSGTAYIHGMDIRTDMEKIYTGMGVCPQHDLLWETLTGREHLMFYGRLKNLKGAALSQAVEESLKSVNLFHGGVGDKPAGKYSGGMKRRLSIAISLIGDPKVVYMDEPSSGLDPASRKILWDVVKRAKQDRAIILTTHSMEEAEALCDRLGIVVDGSLQCIGNAKELKARFGGSRVLTIMTSPSEEEEEIEHLVLRLSPRANKIYHLSGTHKFELPKEDVRIADIFQLVKEAQRKFPVDAWELVDTTLEDVFIKVAKGEQAFNELS, encoded by the exons ATGGAGGGCACGTCCCGTGTGCCTGCGCGTTTCGTCGCGGAAGCTGGTCCCGATGCGCTACTGAGCATGCGAAAGTCGATGGAGTCGTCCCGGGGCCCTGCGAGCTTCTTCACCCAGGCCGATGCTCTCCTCCGAAAAAATCTCGTCTTCCAG AAGCGTAAATCCTGCACAAATATCTGCACCATTCTTTTCCCAGTTCTTATCTGTTTGCTAGTTGGTTCCTTGCAAACTTGGGTTAACATCCTGTTGGTCAAGTATGGACCCAAATGTCAGTGTTACTGTGTTGAGGCTAAGAATGGCACATGCAAGAAAGAGGCCTGTTTGGATAACATGATGCCAGATCAGTTGTCTCCTTGCCCAGTCCCCAGCCCTCCAAAATGGCCGCCTTTACTACAAGTTCCTGAGCCCAAATATCGTGCGACGAGAGATGACATTATTCCATTTACTGACCTTCCAGATAAATCATGCAAGAGGACAAAATCATGCCCTGCTACTATACTTGTAACTGGTGGCAATCAGTCTTTTGCAAAAA GTCTGACAGACaatttttttatgaagaattcttcTTCAAATATCTCGGATTACCTGGGCACTTTTTTATCCAATCTTATTCTA GGAACAGACTCACAACCTATGCAAACGCAGTTTACTGAAGCTGCTTTCTTGCCTTTTGGATCTTTGTATGTGGTTCAACCTAAGTGTGCATCGAATTCTACCCATTTAGTTTCCTTTCAGGTAGCTGGTTCTCCTCTTGAGAAAG AGGTTGAATGTGTACAAGGTTTACCATTATGGCGCAGCAATTCATCAGCGATAAATGATGAGTTGTTTAGGGGATATGAGAAAGGGAATGCAGAGAAAAATTCTAATGAAATTCTTGCAG CTTATGATTTCTTAAATTCTGATGAGAAAATCTTAAATGTTAGTATCTGGTACAACTCAACCTACAAAACCTTGGAAGACAATGGGGAGCCTACAGTGCTCCGTGTTCCACGCTCAATTAATGTG GCCTCGAGTGCATACCTTCGGGTCTTGAGAGGTGGTGCCAATATGCAGTTTGAATATGTTAAAGAAATGCCCAAATTGGGAATGCGGATTATGATTGACTTATCTTCTTTAACTGGTACACTATTCTATGTATGGGTTATGGAGCTTCTTTTTCCT ATCATTTTGACATACCTAGTCTACGAGAAGCAGTGGAAACTAAGAATTATGATGAAAATGCATGGACTTGGGAATGGACCTTATTGGACGATATCCTATGCctattttcttcttttatcatcaGTTTATACATTATGTTTTGTGATGCTTGGCTCGATTACAG ATTTAAAGATCTTCCAGTTGAATGACTACAGCATACAGTTCGTGTTCTATTTCATTTACATAAACTTGCAGATTGCACTAGCATTTTTTGTTGCAGCATTCTTTTCTGATGTGAAAACTGCTACAG TAGTAGGATATATATACGTATTTGGTTCTGGCCTACTTGGAGAATATCTGTTCCAGTATTTTATTGAAGATACTTCCTTCTCAG GTGGTTGGATTCTAGTAATGGAGATGATTCCTGCACTTTCCTTGTACCGTGGGATATACGAGTTTTCAAATTATGCGCTTCAGGCAAGTCAAGTTGGTACTTCTGGCATGCAATGGAGAGATTTAGGTGACAGACAAAATGGCATAAAAGATGTCTTGGTTATAATGGTTGTGGAATGGCTACTATTGCTCCCAGTTGCATGTTATTTGGATCAGGTTGTCTCATTAGGAGATGGGGTTGGGAAAAGTACTCTGTTTTTTTTGCCATGCTTCCGGAAGAAGCCTTCACTGCCTTTCTGCAAGCCCATTTTACAGCAACAAAAATCTGAAGTTCTTGTGGAAATAGAGAAGCCTGATCTCTACCAAGAA AGACAGGTGGTCGAACAACTTCTACGAGAACCTAGTACTAGTCATGTGATCATATGTGATAATCTCCAAAAGGTCTATCCAGGAAGGGATGGAAACCCAGAGAAGCTTGCAGTTCGGGAACTATCTCTTGCCTTGCCTCGAGGGGAGTGTTTTGGCATACTTGGTCCTAATGGTGCCGGAAAAACTTCTCTAATCCACATG ATGATTGGGTTCATAAAGCCAACATCCGGCACAGCATATATTCATGGAATGGACATACGAACTGATATGGAAAAAATATACACAGGAATGGGTGTATGCCCACAGCATGA CTTGTTATGGGAAACACTGACTGGCAGAGAGCACCTGATGTTTTATGGCCGACTGAAGAATCTAAAGGGTGCTGCATTGTCTCAG GCGGTTGAAGAATCTTTAAAGAGCGTGAACCTATTCCATGGTGGTGTTGGTGATAAGCCAGCTGGAAAATACAGTGGTGGCATGAAGCGGCGGCTTAGCATTGCTATTTCATTGATTGGTGATCCCAAA GTTGTCTATATGGATGAGCCAAGTAGTGGGTTAGATCCAGCATCAAGAAAAATCTTATGGGATGTTGTAAAACGTGCAAAGCAGGATCGGGCTATTATTCTTACTA CACATTCAATGGAAGAAGCAGAGGCCTTGTGTGACCGATTGGGAATTGTTGTAGACGGAAGTCTGCAGTGCATAGGGAATGCAAAAGAG CTGAAAGCAAGATTTGGAGGATCTCGTGTCTTGACGATAATGACATCACCAAGTGAAGAGGAAGAGGAGATAGAACACTTGGTTCTGCGACTCTCACCCAGAGCAAATAAGATATATCATCTATCAGGAACCCATAAGTTTGAATTGCCAAAGGAGGATGTCAGAATTGCCGATATTTTCCAATTAGTGAAGGAAGCACAGAGAAAGTTCCCTGTAGACGCATGGGAATTGGTTGACACCACCCTGGAGGATGTCTTCATTAAAGTTGCCAAAGGAGAACAGGCATTTAATGAGCTTTCCTGA
- the LOC140856687 gene encoding ABC transporter A family member 7-like isoform X3, with protein MEGTSRVPARFVAEAGPDALLSMRKSMESSRGPASFFTQADALLRKNLVFQKRKSCTNICTILFPVLICLLVGSLQTWVNILLVKYGPKCQCYCVEAKNGTCKKEACLDNMMPDQLSPCPVPSPPKWPPLLQVPEPKYRATRDDIIPFTDLPDKSCKRTKSCPATILVTGGNQSFAKSLTDNFFMKNSSSNISDYLGTFLSNLILGTDSQPMQTQFTEAAFLPFGSLYVVQPKCASNSTHLVSFQVAGSPLEKEVECVQGLPLWRSNSSAINDELFRGYEKGNAEKNSNEILAAYDFLNSDEKILNVSIWYNSTYKTLEDNGEPTVLRVPRSINVASSAYLRVLRGGANMQFEYVKEMPKLGMRIMIDLSSLTGTLFYVWVMELLFPIILTYLVYEKQWKLRIMMKMHGLGNGPYWTISYAYFLLLSSVYTLCFVMLGSITDLKIFQLNDYSIQFVFYFIYINLQIALAFFVAAFFSDVKTATVVGYIYVFGSGLLGEYLFQYFIEDTSFSGGWILVMEMIPALSLYRGIYEFSNYALQASQVGTSGMQWRDLGDRQNGIKDVLVIMVVEWLLLLPVACYLDQVVSLGDGVGKSTLFFLPCFRKKPSLPFCKPILQQQKSEVLVEIEKPDLYQERQVVEQLLREPSTSHVIICDNLQKVYPGRDGNPEKLAVRELSLALPRGECFGILGPNGAGKTSLIHMMIGFIKPTSGTAYIHGMDIRTDMEKIYTGMGVCPQHDLLWETLTGREHLMFYGRLKNLKGAALSQAVEESLKSVNLFHGGVGDKPAGKYSGGMKRRLSIAISLIGDPKHIQWKKQRPCVTDWELL; from the exons ATGGAGGGCACGTCCCGTGTGCCTGCGCGTTTCGTCGCGGAAGCTGGTCCCGATGCGCTACTGAGCATGCGAAAGTCGATGGAGTCGTCCCGGGGCCCTGCGAGCTTCTTCACCCAGGCCGATGCTCTCCTCCGAAAAAATCTCGTCTTCCAG AAGCGTAAATCCTGCACAAATATCTGCACCATTCTTTTCCCAGTTCTTATCTGTTTGCTAGTTGGTTCCTTGCAAACTTGGGTTAACATCCTGTTGGTCAAGTATGGACCCAAATGTCAGTGTTACTGTGTTGAGGCTAAGAATGGCACATGCAAGAAAGAGGCCTGTTTGGATAACATGATGCCAGATCAGTTGTCTCCTTGCCCAGTCCCCAGCCCTCCAAAATGGCCGCCTTTACTACAAGTTCCTGAGCCCAAATATCGTGCGACGAGAGATGACATTATTCCATTTACTGACCTTCCAGATAAATCATGCAAGAGGACAAAATCATGCCCTGCTACTATACTTGTAACTGGTGGCAATCAGTCTTTTGCAAAAA GTCTGACAGACaatttttttatgaagaattcttcTTCAAATATCTCGGATTACCTGGGCACTTTTTTATCCAATCTTATTCTA GGAACAGACTCACAACCTATGCAAACGCAGTTTACTGAAGCTGCTTTCTTGCCTTTTGGATCTTTGTATGTGGTTCAACCTAAGTGTGCATCGAATTCTACCCATTTAGTTTCCTTTCAGGTAGCTGGTTCTCCTCTTGAGAAAG AGGTTGAATGTGTACAAGGTTTACCATTATGGCGCAGCAATTCATCAGCGATAAATGATGAGTTGTTTAGGGGATATGAGAAAGGGAATGCAGAGAAAAATTCTAATGAAATTCTTGCAG CTTATGATTTCTTAAATTCTGATGAGAAAATCTTAAATGTTAGTATCTGGTACAACTCAACCTACAAAACCTTGGAAGACAATGGGGAGCCTACAGTGCTCCGTGTTCCACGCTCAATTAATGTG GCCTCGAGTGCATACCTTCGGGTCTTGAGAGGTGGTGCCAATATGCAGTTTGAATATGTTAAAGAAATGCCCAAATTGGGAATGCGGATTATGATTGACTTATCTTCTTTAACTGGTACACTATTCTATGTATGGGTTATGGAGCTTCTTTTTCCT ATCATTTTGACATACCTAGTCTACGAGAAGCAGTGGAAACTAAGAATTATGATGAAAATGCATGGACTTGGGAATGGACCTTATTGGACGATATCCTATGCctattttcttcttttatcatcaGTTTATACATTATGTTTTGTGATGCTTGGCTCGATTACAG ATTTAAAGATCTTCCAGTTGAATGACTACAGCATACAGTTCGTGTTCTATTTCATTTACATAAACTTGCAGATTGCACTAGCATTTTTTGTTGCAGCATTCTTTTCTGATGTGAAAACTGCTACAG TAGTAGGATATATATACGTATTTGGTTCTGGCCTACTTGGAGAATATCTGTTCCAGTATTTTATTGAAGATACTTCCTTCTCAG GTGGTTGGATTCTAGTAATGGAGATGATTCCTGCACTTTCCTTGTACCGTGGGATATACGAGTTTTCAAATTATGCGCTTCAGGCAAGTCAAGTTGGTACTTCTGGCATGCAATGGAGAGATTTAGGTGACAGACAAAATGGCATAAAAGATGTCTTGGTTATAATGGTTGTGGAATGGCTACTATTGCTCCCAGTTGCATGTTATTTGGATCAGGTTGTCTCATTAGGAGATGGGGTTGGGAAAAGTACTCTGTTTTTTTTGCCATGCTTCCGGAAGAAGCCTTCACTGCCTTTCTGCAAGCCCATTTTACAGCAACAAAAATCTGAAGTTCTTGTGGAAATAGAGAAGCCTGATCTCTACCAAGAA AGACAGGTGGTCGAACAACTTCTACGAGAACCTAGTACTAGTCATGTGATCATATGTGATAATCTCCAAAAGGTCTATCCAGGAAGGGATGGAAACCCAGAGAAGCTTGCAGTTCGGGAACTATCTCTTGCCTTGCCTCGAGGGGAGTGTTTTGGCATACTTGGTCCTAATGGTGCCGGAAAAACTTCTCTAATCCACATG ATGATTGGGTTCATAAAGCCAACATCCGGCACAGCATATATTCATGGAATGGACATACGAACTGATATGGAAAAAATATACACAGGAATGGGTGTATGCCCACAGCATGA CTTGTTATGGGAAACACTGACTGGCAGAGAGCACCTGATGTTTTATGGCCGACTGAAGAATCTAAAGGGTGCTGCATTGTCTCAG GCGGTTGAAGAATCTTTAAAGAGCGTGAACCTATTCCATGGTGGTGTTGGTGATAAGCCAGCTGGAAAATACAGTGGTGGCATGAAGCGGCGGCTTAGCATTGCTATTTCATTGATTGGTGATCCCAAA CACATTCAATGGAAGAAGCAGAGGCCTTGTGTGACCGATTGGGAATTGTTGTAG